The window gTGAATCCTTCTGATGACATTGTCCCgattcatatttttttttggttaATTCTTGGTAAGATGTTACATGTccatataaattattttttaatctATTTTGTGCAACTATGTGACTTAAttttaatgataaaatattaaaatcgaaattttttaattgtgTTAAATCCCCTGATAAGCTATCTATATCATCGACAAGTAATAAAGATGGTgtctttatatttttttttttaaataatttcatGACACTataatttgtattatatattataccAATATTTATTCTCTTCTTAAACTCCAGAGATAATGCTTTTAACATAACgatattatcattatgagatataaaaaaaagcaCCTTAGgtatttctatattttgtgttaaaaaattatctaactttttttgattattaCATTCAATAATTGCAGACGGaatattattctttataaaGTAAGTTAAATTCTCATCAGTTCTATTACCATAAAATGTTTCATATGTTTTATCAGActtcattaatattaattgtGGTAATGAttttacattatattttctacaCAACATATTTTCCTCTTGACAATTAACCACAGCAAATGTTATATATCCATCAAATTTTTTACgtaattttaaatatttctttttaaaagatatacAATGAGAACATGTAGgtgaataaaaatttattattaaagaaaaagatatCTCATTTAAAACAGATTCGATATTCTTagaatttatttttaaaacttcatttttatatatatcttcatATTCATCTTCAAAATGATTAAAACTTGGACCACCAGATGTAAatttaaaatgaaaattcCCCGCTCTACCAGCACCACCACCCGCACCACCACCACCAGCAAATTgtttaaatatttcatttacTACATCTTGATCAAAATGAAAACCATGCGCATGTTCCCCTCCCCCAGGACTTCCTCCTCCCATACCACCTTGAGCATAGTCCTCACCATACATATCAtacatttttcttttttcagGATCAGATAACGTTTCATAAGCGTTCGCAATTTCTATAAaatctttttctttatctgGCGCAATATCTGGATGATATTCTTTAGCTAGCTGCCTATAAGCTTTTGAAATATCTTCTTTTGTGGCGTTCCTTTTAACGCCCAGTCTTTTGTAATAATCCATGCCTC of the Plasmodium reichenowi strain SY57 chromosome 11, whole genome shotgun sequence genome contains:
- a CDS encoding heat shock protein DnaJ Pfj2, translated to MNVTNVVKRRKKLSYFHSLLLIIFSFFLSCARGMDYYKRLGVKRNATKEDISKAYRQLAKEYHPDIAPDKEKDFIEIANAYETLSDPEKRKMYDMYGEDYAQGGMGGGSPGGGEHAHGFHFDQDVVNEIFKQFAGGGGAGGGAGRAGNFHFKFTSGGPSFNHFEDEYEDIYKNEVLKINSKNIESVLNEISFSLIINFYSPTCSHCISFKKKYLKLRKKFDGYITFAVVNCQEENMLCRKYNVKSLPQLILMKSDKTYETFYGNRTDENLTYFIKNNIPSAIIECNNQKKLDNFLTQNIEIPKVLFFISHNDNIVMLKALSLEFKKRINIGIIYNTNYSVMKLFKKKNIKTPSLLLVDDIDSLSGDLTQLKNFDFNILSLKLSHIVAQNRLKNNLYGHVTSYQELTKKKYESGQCHQKDSQICFFILKLLKKNYKSFDEDIKKVANKFSSDPLKILYINIYQQPYILDSFGLSNNVPYSNGLILVAFRPKRQKFKVYDGDVNVENVHKFVDNVVSGGISINQNIKRSLKFVHVEQYDDEL